The bacterium genome segment GGAGGCCGACGATGAAACTTCAGATAACCATCTATCAGGACGAAACCGGGATGTACGTGGTGGAGTGCCCTGCCATCCCCGGCTGTGTCTCCCAGGGCAAGACGGAAGCCGAGGCGCTGGCGAATATCCGTGAGGCCATCGCCGCCTGCCTGGAGGTCCGCCGGGAGGAGG includes the following:
- a CDS encoding type II toxin-antitoxin system HicB family antitoxin: MKLQITIYQDETGMYVVECPAIPGCVSQGKTEAEALANIREAIAACLEVRREE